Proteins from one Streptomyces sp. NBC_00390 genomic window:
- a CDS encoding PspC domain-containing protein, giving the protein MAALARPRDGRMIGGVCSALARRFGTSATTMRVIFLVSCLLPGPQFLLYLALWALLPSEKTATAAW; this is encoded by the coding sequence ATGGCCGCACTTGCCCGCCCCCGTGACGGACGAATGATCGGCGGAGTGTGTTCAGCGCTGGCACGGCGCTTCGGCACATCCGCGACGACGATGCGCGTGATCTTCCTGGTCTCGTGTCTGCTGCCGGGCCCGCAGTTCCTGCTCTACCTGGCGCTGTGGGCACTGCTGCCGTCGGAGAAGACCGCCACCGCCGCCTGGTGA